In the genome of Caulobacter flavus, the window CGTTCTTTCTGGGCCAGGCCGACAGCCAGTTCTTCCAGACCTTCTCGCGGTCGAAGAAGTCCATCGCGCTGGACATCAAGACCCCCGAGGGCCGCGCGGCCTTCGAGCGTCTGGTGGCGGCCGCCGACATGGTGGTCGACAATCTGCGCGGCGACCAGCCGGGCAAGCTTTGCCTCACCTATGACGACCTGAAGGGCGTGAACCCCGCCATCGTCTGCGGCCACCTTTCCGCCTACGGGCGCGGCAACAGCCGGGCCGGCTGGCCGGGCTACGACTATCTGATGCAGGCCGAGGCCGGGCTGATGAGCCTGACCGGCGAGCCCGACGCCCCGCCAGCGCGGCTGGGCGTGTCGATGGTCGACTTCATGACCGGAACCATGCTGGCCTTCGGTGTGGTCAGCGCCCTGCTCTCGGCCCGCACCACGGGCGAAGGCTGCGACGTCGACGTCTCGCTGTTCGACGTTGCTTTGCACCAGCTGTCCTATCCCGCCGTCTGGGCGATGAACGAGGGCTACAAGGTCCAGCGCCTGCCGCGAGGCGCCCACCCGTCGATCGCGCCGTCGCAGGCGGTGAAGACGGCCGACGGCTGGGGCCTGGTCATGTGCCAGACCCCGAAGTTCTGGGAGGCGCTGTGCGACCTGGCCGGCGCCGCCGCGCTGAAGGCCGACCCGCGCTTCGCCGACATCCCCAGCCGCCACGCCAACCGTCCGGCGCTGAGCGAGGCCATGGACGCCCTGTTCGAAACCAGGACGACGGCCGACTGGACCGCCCTGCTGGGCGGCAAGGTGCCGTTCGCGCCGATCCTCGAGATGATGGACGCCCTGGACAATCCGTTCGTGGCCGAGGTCGGCATGCGCGACGTCGTCGCCCATCCTGACCGAGCGGAAGGCTTGGCCATGCTGGCCTGCCCCGTGAAGATCGGCGGCGAGCGGATGCCGGGTGCTCGCGCGCCCAAGCTCGGCGAGCACACCGACGAAATCTTGAAATCCATTGGGGGAGCATCTTCGTGAAGCTGGAAGGCGTCCGCGTTCTCGACCTGTCGTTCTTCCTGCCGGGGCCGATGCTGACCCTGATGATGGCCGACCACGGCGCGGACGTGCTGAAGGTCGAGCCGCCCGGCGAGGGCGATCCCGCCCGCGAGATCGGCTACCGCAAGAACGGGACGAGCGTCTGGTTCCGCAACACCAGCCGCGGCAAGCGCAGCATCCAGGTGGATCTGAAGTCCGCCGAGGGCCGCGCGCTGCTCCTCGATCTGGCCGCGGAGGCCGACGTGGTGGTCGAGGCCTTCCGGCCCGGCGTGATCGGCCGCCTGGGCTTCGACTACGAGGCGGTGAAGGCACGCAATCCGGGCATCGTCTATTTGGCGATCTCGGCCTTCGGCCAGACCGGTCCCTATCGCGACCGCCCCGCCCACGACATCGCGGTGCAGGCCCTGGCCGGCATGGTGTCGCTCAGCGAAGGCTTTGACGGCAAGCCCACCCCACCCAACATGCCCGTGGCCGACGCCCTGGCCTCGCTCACTGCCCTGTCGGGCGTGCTGATGGCCCTGCTGCGGCGCGAGAAGACGGGCCTGGGCGACTACCTGGACGTGGCCATGTACGACAGCCTGCTGGCCTGGACGCCCAACGTCACCGGCAAGATCTTCGCCACCGGCGAGGCGCACGTACCGAAAGACGAACGCTCGTGGGGCGGCAACGCCATGTACGGCCTCTACGAATGCGCCGACGGCCAATGGATCTGCCTGGGCGGCTCGGAGCTGAAGTTCGCCCGCAACCTGCTGGCGGGTCTGGAGCGCCTCGATCTGCTGCCCTACGCCGAGCTTCAGCCCGGCCCTGGCCAGGAGCCGCTGCGGGCCTTCCTGCGCGAGGCCTTCATCACCAGGAGCCGGGCCGAATGGGAAGCCTGGTTCGACGGCCGCGACGTCTGCTTCGCCCCCGTCCGCACCCTCAAGGAAGCCTTCGACGATCCTGCCATGGCCGCGCGGGGCATGCTGTCGCGCGACGCCGAGGGCAACGAGATCGTCGGCACGCCTATCCTGTTCAACCGGGAGCCCGCGGTGATCGACCCGGCTCCCCCCGCTCTGGGCGCGGGCCCGGCGGGCTGGCGGACGCGGTAGGCATCATCGGCATCCAGGCTGGGCGCCTGTCGAAGGGCGAGGTTTTCGCCTGACACGCTGAGCCGATCCAACCTGGGCGCGCCCCCTCAAAAGCTTGTCATCCCGGCCAGAGCTCCGGGATGACAAGTCCGAGTTTGAGGAAGACGTCAGGAGCCCGTCCGCTCGCGTTCCATCTGATCGAGCAGCATGGGCCCGGCTTCCATCATCAGGAACGCGGTTGTCAGCAACAACAGAACGCGCATCAGCATGGCGGCTCTCCTGTATCGCGGACAATCCCCCCGGAAGGTCCGCCAACGGAAGGCTGAACCCGTCTCGCCCGCGCGTGACGGGGATTTGACGTTTGGCCGACAGGCGGACAGCCGCACCGCTGTCCGCTGTGCGCGCAAACCGGTAGGCCGATCCGAGACGCGCCGAAGCCGCTGCTAGCGTCGCCCCATGACCGCCGCCGCCGAAGCCCTCGTCGACCACGCCCTATCCCTGCGCTGGGACGCCCTGCCCGCCGCCGTCCAGGCCGACGCCAGACGACTGCTGCACGACGCCGTGGCCGTGGGCGCGGCCGGCGCCGGCGCGACCTATTCCGGCGCCATCCTCACAGCCGCGCGCGGCTGGGGCGGTGAAGGCCAGGGGCTGGTGCTTGGCCGTCCGGGCGTGCGTCTGCCGCCGGCGCAGGCGGCCTTCGTCAACGCCTTCCAGCTGCATGGCCAGGAGTACGACTCCGTACACGAGCAGGCCGTGCTGCATCCGCTGCCGACCATCGTGCCGGCCCTGATCGCCGAGCTTGATCGTTCGGGGCCCTACACAGGCGAAGAGGTGCTGGCGGCCATGGTCGCCGGCGTCGACGTGGCCATCGCGCTGGGGGTCGCTGCAACGACCGCCCTGCGCTTCTTCCGGCCGGCCACGGCGGGGGTGTTCGGCGCGACGGCGGCCCTGGCGCGGCTGAAGCGCCTGCCGTGCCAGACGGCGATGGACGCCATGGGCTACGCCCTGGCCTTCGCCAGCGGCACGATGCAGGCCCACACCGAGGGCAAGCCCGCCCTGCCCGTTCAGGTCGCCGCGGCCGCCCGCTCGGCCCTGCAGGCGATCGACGTGGCGGAGGCCGGCCTGCCGGGGCCGCGCGACTGGCTGGAGGGACCGTTCGGCTACCTACCGCTGTTCGAGGCGGGGTTCGACCTCAAACCGGTGCTGGCGGACCTCAGGAGCCGCCATCGCATCGCCGAGGTCTCCTGCAAGCCCTTCCCGACCGGCCGCGCCTGCCATGGCGGCCTGGTCGCCGTGCGCAAACTGGCGACGGAGCACGGCGTAGCGCCCGCCGATCTTGCGAGCCTGACCTACTCGGCCCCGCCGCTGATCCGTCATCTGGTCGGCCGTGTCGCCAAGCCGGAGATGGACACGGCCTATGCCCGCCTGTGCCTGCCCTATCTGGCCGCCGTGATGCTGGCTCGCGGTCGCGTGGACCTGGACGACTACACGCCCCAGCGGCTGAACGAGCCCGAGGTGCTGGCCCTGGCCGCGCGCATCGTCGTCGAGAGCGACGGCAATCCAGATCCCGCCGCCTTCGTGCCCGCCCGTGCGATCGCCCTCCTGAAGGACGGCCGCGAGATCGCCTTGGACGTCACATCCCAGCTCGGCTCGCCCGACTTCCCGATGAGCCGCGACGAGCATCTGGAAAAGGCCCGCTCGTGCCTGGCCTTCGTCGGCATGGAGGCGGTCCACGCGCCCCTGACCGACCTCTTCGACCGCTTCGACACCCTGGCCGACGCCCGCGAGGCCTTCCTCCTCGCCAGCGGCGGCTGAGTTCCCAAGGTTAAGCATGTCCCACCAGACCTACTGGCAGTCGCTCGACTACCCCGCCATCGTCGCCGACCACCCGATCGGCGAGGCGTTCACGCGCTTCGCCACGACCACCAGCCGCGATGAGCTGCGAGCGCTGCAGAACCGCCTGTTCCTGCGCTGCGTGGATCGCGCCTGGAAGACGCCCTTCTATCAGCGCCTGTGGGGCTCGGCGGGCGTCGAGCCCGGCGACATCCGTTCGCTGGACGACCTGCAGAGGCTTCCCAGCTTCGACAAGTCCGACATCATGGCCTCGCTGGAACAGGCCCCGCCGTTCGGCGACTTCGCCGGCTTCGAGGGCTATCCCGAAGGCCGGCGACCGCCCGTGATGCTGCACACCACCTCGGGCACCACCGGCTCGCCCCAGGTGCTGCTGTTCGGCCCCAAGAGCCGCGAGGTGCAGAGCCTGCTGCTGGCCCGAAACTACCAGTTCCAGGGCCTGGCTCCGGACGACGTGGTCCATTCGGTCTACGGTCACGGCATGATCAACGGCGGCCACTATGTGCGCGAGGCCGTCACCCGCTGGACCAGCGCCGTCTTCCTGTCGGCCGGCACGGGCGTCGAAACCCGTTCGGCCCAGCAGGTCGAGATCATGAAGCGCTTTGGGGCCACCGTGCTGGTGGGCTTTGGCGACTATCTCAAGAAGCTGGCCGATACCGCCGTCGAGATGGGCATCGAGCCTGGCCGCGACATTCCCGTGCGGCTGATCTCGGCGCACCTGGGCCGCGAGGACCGCGCCGCGATGGAGAAGGCCTGGGGCGGCGCCAAGTGCTTCGACTGGTACGGCGTGGGCGACACCGGCCTGATCGCCGGCGAGGGTCCCGACCGGGACGGCCTCTACGTCCACGAGGACGCCCACTACCTGGAGATCTGCGATATCGACACCGGCGCGGCCGTTGCGCCCGGCGAACTGGGCGACATGGTCGTCACCTGCCTGTTCAAGGACGACCTCTATCCGCTGATCCGCTTCAACACCCACGACGTGACGCGGGCGATCCCCAAGCCCTCGTCGATCGACGTCGTGTTCCAGCGGATCGAGGGCTTCCTCGGGCGCTCGGACAACATGGTCAAGATCCGCGGGATCAACATCTTCCCGCAGGGAGTCGGCGCGATGCTTGAGCACGCGCCGGGCTTCGCCGGCGAGTTCATCTGCCGCGCGCGCCGCGACGCCACGGGCCGCGACAGCTTCGCCGTCACCGCCGAGACCACGGCGCCGACTGACGAATGGCGAGATATCGCGGGCTTCTACGGCGAGATCCTAAAGCGCAAGATCGGCATCGAGGTCGAGGTCGAACTGGCCCCCAAGGGCGCGACGGCGGGCCTGACCCAGATCGACGTGCGCCAGAAGCCGATCCGCCTGATCGACGAGCGCTACTGAGGTGACAGGCTTCTCCGACCCAATCGTCGCCGCTGGCGTCGCGGGCCTGCCGGCGCTCTACGCAAGCGGCGTCAGCCCAGTCGACGTGACCGAGGCCTATCTGGCGCGGATCGAACGGCTCGATCCCGCGATCAACGCCGTGGTCGAGCTCGATGCGGCCGGCGCCCGTGCGGAGGCGCGGGCCAGCGCCCGGCGCTGGGCGGAGGGAAAGGCGCGTTCGCCGATCGACGGCGCGCCGATCGCCGTAAAGGCCAACATCGGCGTCGAGGGACTGGTCCACAGCGCCGGGATCAAGGCCTACGCCCGCAACGTCGCGCCGGTCGACGCGGCCTGCGTGGCGCGGCTGCGCGCCGCCGGCGCGGCGATCCTCGGCACGCTGAACATGCACGAGGCCGCGCTGGGCGCGACCAACGACAACGCTTTCCTGGGCCGCTGCACCAACCCGCACCGCGCCGGGTTCACGCCCGGCGGCTCTTCGGGCGGCTCGGCGGCGGCCGTGGCGGCCGGGCTGTGCGCCGCGGCGCTGGGCACCGACACCATGGGCAGCGTGCGGCTGCCGTCGTCCTATTGCGGCGTGGTCGGCTACAAGCCCGCGCTGGGCGCGATCTCGACGGAGGGCGTCACGGCCCTGTCCTGGACGCTCGACCATGTGGGCGTGCACGCCCGATCGGCCGAGGACGCGGCGCTGGTGGCGCGCGCCTGCGGCGTCGGAGAGGTCGCTGCGGCCGAGAATCGGCCGCTGGCGGTTCTCGACCTCGACGGTCTTGTGACGCTGGAACCGGCGGTGGCCGAGGGCTTCGCGCGGACGCTGGACGATCTGACCAGCGCCGGCTGGCGACTGGAACGGCTGCGGATCGAGGATCTGGACCTCGGCGCCCTGCGGCGCGCGGGTCTGCTTATCAGCGAAGTCGAGGGCGGGATCGAGCACCGTCGCGCCCTCGCGCTGGATCCGGAAGGCTTCACCCCGGAACTTCGCTCGCTGCTGGCTTGGGGCGCGCGCCAGACCCCGGCCAGGCTCGCAGAGGCCTATCGGCTGCTGACTGAGACGAGGCGTAAAATTCTAGTCACGACAGCACCATACGCCGGGATCCTGACCCCGACGACGCCGCAGCAGGCCTTCGCCTTCGACGGAGCCATCCCAGCCAGCCAGGCCGACCTGACGGCCTTGGGCAACGTGCTGGGCGCGCCGACCTATGCCCTGCCCAGCGGCGAAGCGAATGGCCTGCCCCTGTCGCTGCACCTGATCGGCAGGGCCGAAGGCGCTACCCAGGCCCTGGCCGCGCGCCTGTCGCAGGCCCTGCCGTCCGCCACCGTTCCGGAGGCTTTCCGATGACCGCCTACGCCGACGGCGCCCTGACCCTGTCGGTCGACGGCGAGGTCGCGACCCTGGCCTTCGACCGGCCGGCCAAGCGTAACGCCATCACACTGGCCATGTGGCGCGCCCTGCCCGAGGCCTGCGTGGCCTTCACCGCTTCCGACGCCAAGGTGCTGGTCGTGACGGGACGCGGCGGACACTTTGCCGCCGGCGCCGACATCGGCGAGTTCGAGGCGGTCTATGCGACGCCGCAAAGCGCCGCCGACTACAATGCCGCCATCGCGGCCGGGATCGGCGCGATCGCGGGGCTGGAGAAGCCTGTCATCGCGGCCATCGAAGGCGCCTGCGTCGGCGGCGGCCTGGCCGTCGCCCTGGCCTGCGACCTGCGGATCGCCGCGCCGAACGCGCGCCTGGCGATCACGCCGGCCAAGCTCGGCCTCACCTACAGCCTCGAAGACACCAAGCGCCTGGTGGACGCCGTCGGCGCTTCGGCGGCCCGGGACATCCTGTTCACGGGGAGACTGCTAGGCGCTGACGAAGCGCTGCGGCTGGCTCTCGTCGACGCGGTAGAAGCTGACATCCAGACCGCCGTCGCGACCAAGGCGGCCGAGATAGCGGCGGCCTCGCAGCGCTCGGTGCGGGCGATCAAGGCGACGATCCGGGCGATCCTGTCCGGGGCGGTCGAGGACGACGCCGCGACACGAGCAGCCTTCGTGGCGTCGGTCACGTCGCCGGACTTCATCGAGGGGCGCTCGGCGTTCCTGGAGAAGCGGAAAGCCGTATTTCCCGAGCGGTAAGCGTCGCCTAGCCCGGCGATCTCACCCAAACTGCCTTCCTGGGCCTTGTGCCCAGGATCCATGGTTCAACCGCTCAGACCTCGACAGGATCGCCAAGGTCTGAGCGGTCGCCTGCATAGGCCCTCGCCACAGAGGCGAGGGAAGCAAATGGCCTTGTGGAGAGCAGGCAGAGCCTCCCTACCGCTCCAGCTCCACCAGTTCGTACCAGGTCTGCATGTACCCGCCGACGCCGCCCTTCACGAACAGGGAGTGCTCGTCGGCCGTGACCCACATGTCGTAGGTCGGGTGCTCGCCGTCCTTGCTGACCATGCCGCCATCCTCGCCGAGGAAGCGGAACCTGCGGCAGGCGAAGGTCCCGGCCGGGGTCGTGGTCTCCTCCTCGCCGACATATTCCAGCGTGATGCTGCTCTCGATGATCTGCGGCGGCGTCGCGCCCCGATGGTCGACCGACGGCAGGAAGATGCGGAGCTTGCGCTTGTGCGGCCCCCTGGCAACGTCCATCACCCTGCAGATATAGGCGTCGCCGATGATCGGATGGGTGCCGAAGCCATCGAAGAAGCCGCCGGTCGGCATCTTCTGCGACAGGCGGCCGATCGACGGGCCGTAGCTCTCGCACTCGATGAAGTCTTCCGCGAACCGGAACCAGCCCGAGCCCATGAAGCGGTCGCCCACCGTCAGGCGCAGGTGCAGGTCCATCGGCCGGCCGTTCTCGTCCAGCGAATAGATGGCGTCGCGCAGGACGGCAGGATCGGGCTCGTCGATCTCGCACTGGGCGCGGATCGTGACCTTGCCGTCGGTGTGGCGGGTCATGGCGAAATGCTCGCGGCCCCGCTCCTGGCCTTCCCGGCCAGGCTTGCGCGAGGTGTAGAGGATCTTGCCGCGGATGGTCTGGTGCTGCATCGCCCGCCCTTCCCTAGAACGCCGCCAGGCCAGTGATCGCCCGGCCCAGGATCAGGGCGTGCACGTCCGCCGCGCCCTCGTAGGTGTTGACCGTCTCGAGGTTGGCGGCGTGGCGCATCACGTGGCTCGCGCCGGAGATGCCGGCCCCGCCGTGGATGTCGCGGGCCTCGCGGGCGATGATCAGGGCCTTGCCGCAGTTGTTGCGCTTCATCAGGCTGATGGCTTCCGGGACCCAGTCGCCGGCGTCGAGGCGGCGGCCCAGGGCCAGCGCCCCCTCGAAGCCTAGGGCGATCTCGGTCTGCATGTCTGCCAGCTTCTTCTGGATCAGCTGACGCGCGGCCAGAGGACGGCCGAACACCACGCGGTCGGCGACATAGGCCGCGCTGGTCTCCAGGCAGAAGCGCGCCGCGCCCATCGCGCCCCAGGCGATGCCGTAACGGGCCTTGTTGAGGCACGAGAACGGCCCGCGCAGGCCCTTCACGCCCGGCAGGATGGCGTCGTCGGCAACCAGCACGTCCTGCAGCACGATCTCGCCGGTGATCGAAGCGCGCAGGCTGAGCTTGTCGTCGATCTTGGGGGTCGAGAAGCCTTCGGCCCCGCGCTCCACCAGGAAGCCCCGGATCTCGCCGTCGAGCTTGGCCCAGACCACCGCCACGTCGGCGATCGGGCTGTTGGTGATCCACATCTTGGCGCCGTTGAGCACGTAGCCGCCGTCGACCTTGCGGGCCACGGTGCGCATCGAGCCTGGATCCGAGCCGCCGTCGGCCTCGGTGAGGCCGAAGCAGCCGATCAGCTCGCCGCGAGCCATGCCCGGCAGCCACTTGCGCTTCTGCTCTTCCGAGCCGAAGGCGTAGATCGGGTACATGACCAGCGAGGACTGCACGCTCATGGCCGAGCGATAACCGCTGTCGACAGCCTCGATCTCGGCGGCGATCAGGCCGTAGGCCACGTGGCTGACGGCCGCGCCGCCGTATTCCTCCGGCAGGGTCGCGCCCAGCAGGCCAAGCTCGCCCATCTCCTTCATGATCTCGCGGTCGAAGCGGCCGTCGGCATAGGCCGCCACCACCCGGGGCAGCAGTTGCTCCTGGGCGTAGGCGCGGGCGGCGTCGCGGATCAGGCGCTCGTCCTCGGTCAGGCGGGCGTCGAGGGCGAGCGGGTCGCGCCAGTCGAAGGCGGGGATGGTGCGGGCGGCGTCGAGGGGCATGGCCGAGAAGTCCTCCGGCGGCCGGAAATGACCGCACAGCAATTGATCTGAACTTCCGCCTTTCTAGCCGGGGGCCTCGCGCCTACCCCGATCAGCGCTGGATTTGACCGGGAGGCGATTAGGTTGGTTGGCCAATCAGGCGGAAGGACTCTCGTCGAGAAGGTGATCGCCAAGGCCGCGGGCCTGCCGAGCGTGCGCGCCGGCGACCTAGTCACGGCCAAGGTGGATCTGGCCTTCGCGCACGACAGCAGCGGCCCGCGCCGCTGGCGTCCGCTGCTGGAAGAGCTGGGCGTGGGCCTGTGGGATCCGTCCAAGGTGGCCATCGTCTCGGACCACTACGTGCCGGCCGTCGACGCGGAATCGGCGGCGATCCTGAAGTCCACCCGCGACTTCGCCCGCGACTATGGCGTCGGCGCCTTCTTCGACATGGTCGGCATCTGCCACCTCGTGCTGCCCGAGCACGGCCTGATCCGTCCGGGCGCCTTCATCGCGGGCGGCGACAGCCATACGCCGACGGCCGGCGCCTTCGGGGCCTATGCGGCCGGCTACGGCGCCACAGACATGGCCGCCATCGCCGCCACCGGCGAAACTTGGCTCGCCGTGCCCGAAACTATCCGCGTCGAGTGGACCGGAAGCTTCGCGCCCGGCGTCACGGCCAAGGACGTCATGCTGTTCCTGTGCAGGGAACTGGGCATGGACAACGCCTTCAAGGCCGTGGAATTCGCCGGCCCGCTCGTGGAGGCCATGCCGATGGCCGAGCGCATGGTGCTGGCCAACATGGCCGCCGAACTGGGCGCCGAGACCGGGGTCGTGGCCCCCGACGCCGTGACCTTCGCCTATCTGGCCGCACGCGGCGCGCCCGTGACCGACGAGGCCGGAGCGCTGGCCCTGCATTCCGACGGCGACGCGTCCTATGCCGCCGTTCACCGCTTCGACGCCTCGGTCCTGGCCCCGCAGATCGCCTCCCCGCATTCACCGGCCAACACCCGCGACGCCGCCGAGTTCGGCGAGGTCCGCATCGACCAGGCCTATATCGGCGCCTGCGTCGGGGCCAAGATCGAGGATCTGCGGATGGCCGCCGACGTGCTGAAAGGCCGTCGCGTGGCGCCCGGCGTGCGGCTGCTGGTGGCCCCTGGCTCGGCCCGCACGGCGGAACTGGCCGCTCGCGAAGGCGTCATGGAGACCCTGCTGGCCGCCGGGGCTGTGCTGATGCCGTCGGGCTGCGGCGCCTGCGCTGGCATGGGCGCTGGGATCCTGGCCGAGGGCGAGACCTGCATCTCGTCGACCAACCGCAACTTCCAGGGTCGCATGGGCCACGCGGGGGCCAACGTTTATCTCGGCTCGCCCTACGCTGTGGCCGCCGCCGCGACGGCCGGCCGCATCGTCGATCCCCGCCCCTATCTGACGGGAGCCGCCTGATGCCCCGCGCCTTCGTCTTCGGCGACGCTGTCGACACCGACCTGCTGGCCCCAGGCAACCTGATGAAGCTGCCGCCAGCGGAGCTGGCGCAGCACTGCCTGCGGGCCATCGCGCCGGACTTCGCATCTACCGTTCAGCCCGGCGACGTTGTGTTCGCCGGCGCCAATTTCGGCCTCGGCTCGTCGCGCGAGCAGGCGGCCGTCTCCCTACGCCTTTTGGGCGTCTCGGCGGTGCTGGCGACTTCGTTCGCCCGCATCTTCTACCGAAACGCCATCAACCTCGGCTTGCCGGCCTTCGTGTTTCCCCAGGTCGGCGAGGTGAGCGACGGCGATCGGATCTCTTTGGATCCGGTCGCCGGACGTCTCGAAAACATCACCACGGGCAAGGTCTACGCCCTGACGCCGATCCCGCCGCACCTGATGGCGATGATCGAGGACGGCGGCCTGATCCCGCACCTGAAACGCCGACTGAAGGGAGCCGCCGCATGAGCCTGCGCGCCCGCCTCGCCCAAGACACGCCCCTGCTGGCCCCCGGGGCCTACGACGCCCTTTCGGCCCTACTGGTCGAGCAGGCCGGCTTCGAGGCGATCTACCTTTCGGGCGCCTCGATCGCCTACACCCAGCTGGGCCGGCCCGACATCGGCCTCGTCTCGTTCGATCAGGTCGCCGACGTCGTGGGCCGCGTGTCCGAGCGTGTTCGCCTGCCGCTCATCGTCGATGGCGACACGGGCTTCGGCAACGCCGTCAACGTCCAGCGCACGGTGCGGATCTTCGAGCGCATGGGCGCCTCGGCGATCCAGCTAGAGGACCAGACCTTCCCCAAGAAGTGCGGCCACCTGGCCGACAAGAGCCTGGTCCCGACCGCCGAGATGGCCGGCAAGATCCGCGCGGCCCTGGACGCCCGGGCCAGCGAAGAGACCCTGATCATCGCCCGAACGGACGCCATCGGCGTCGAAGGCTTCGAGGCCGCGCTCGACCGCGCGCACGCCTATGTCGAGGCCGGGGCCGACGTGCTGTTCGTCGAGGCCCCGCGCTCCATCGGCGAGATGAGCGCCATCGCCCACGCTTTCGCCGGCCGCGCGCCGCTGCTGGCCAACATGGTAGAGGGCGGCAAGACCCCTCTGCTGGACGTCAATGAACTGGGCCGCATCGGCTTCAAGCTGGTGATCTCGCCCGGCGCCCTGGTGCGGGCCCTGGTGCCGGCGGCCGAGGCCTTCCTCGCCAGCCTGAAGGCCAACGGCGCGACCCGTCCGTTCGCAGAGCGGATGATCGACATGGGCGGCGTGAACGACCGCATCGGCCTTGCTGATATGGCCAGGACCGGCGCGGCCTACGCCGCCGGCTGAGTCTGGAGGCGTAACCGATGCAGGCCGATCCCAACCTCTACGACCACTGGCCCTATCGCGACCGGCCCAAGATCGTCTGGCCAGGCGGCAAGAAGCTGGCCTTCTGGATCGCGCCCAACATCGAATATTACGAGTTCGATCCGCCCAAGAACCCGCAACGTCCCGGCTGGCCCAAGCCTTCGCCGGACGTGGTGGGCTATTCTCAGCGCGACTGGGGCAACCGGGTCGGACACTGGCGGCTGATGGAGCTGCTCGACAAGTACGGCATGCGCGGCTCGATCTCGCTGTCCGTCGGCCTGCTCGACCACCATCCGGAGATCATCGAGGCCTGCGTGGCGCGGGACTGGGAGTTCTTCAGCCACGGCATCTACAACACCCGCTTCTCCTACGGCATGGACGAGGCCCAGGAGCGGGCCGTGATCGAGGACTCCATCCGTTCGGTCGAGGCCGCCACCGGCCAGCGCATCCGCGGCTATCTGGCGCCGGCCCTGACCCACACCGAGAAGACCTTCGACCTGCTGGCCGAAAACGACTTCTGGTACACCTGCGACCTCTTCCAGGACGACCAGCCCCAGCCGGTGAAGACCAAAACCGGCAAGCTGATCTCGATGCCCTATTCGCTGGAGGTCAACGACGTCATCACCTACGGCGCGCTGTCGATGAGCCCCTGGCGCTACGCCGACGTGCTCAAGCGTCACTTCGACCAGTTGCTGGAAGAAGGCGACAAGTCGGGCACGGTGATGTGCATCCCGCTGCACGCCTATCTGGTCAGCCAGCCGCACCGCATCCGGCCCTTCGAAGACGCCCTGCGCCACATCGCCGGCCACGACGAGGTGTGGATCACGACGGCCCGCGAGATCGCTCAGCACTATCGCGACAACTACTTCGACCAGACCGTGGCCGACATCGCCGCGCGCGGCCTGGCGACGCCGGGAACGGGGTTTGACCATGCCGCTGCCTGACGAGCACCTGACCTACCCGCACAGGTCCTACGGCATGGACCAGGACCGCTACGCCTGGCGGCCCGCGACCGAGCGCGCGCCTATCGCCTGGCCGAACGGCGCGGCGCTGGCGACGATGATCGTCGTGCCGATCGAGCACCATCCGCTGAACCCGCCGGGCAAGCCGTTCAAGCACCCCGGCGCCATGGTCACGCCCTATCCGGACCTGCGCCACTACACGACCCGCGACTACGGCAACCGCGTGGGCGTCTACCGCATCCTCGACGCCTTGAAGGCGGCCGGGATGAAGGCGACCTTCCCGATCAACGCCGACCAGTTGGAGCGGCTGAAGCCCCTGGTCGAGGCCATCCTCGCCGATGGCC includes:
- a CDS encoding enoyl-CoA hydratase/isomerase family protein — protein: MTAYADGALTLSVDGEVATLAFDRPAKRNAITLAMWRALPEACVAFTASDAKVLVVTGRGGHFAAGADIGEFEAVYATPQSAADYNAAIAAGIGAIAGLEKPVIAAIEGACVGGGLAVALACDLRIAAPNARLAITPAKLGLTYSLEDTKRLVDAVGASAARDILFTGRLLGADEALRLALVDAVEADIQTAVATKAAEIAAASQRSVRAIKATIRAILSGAVEDDAATRAAFVASVTSPDFIEGRSAFLEKRKAVFPER
- a CDS encoding acyl-CoA dehydrogenase translates to MPLDAARTIPAFDWRDPLALDARLTEDERLIRDAARAYAQEQLLPRVVAAYADGRFDREIMKEMGELGLLGATLPEEYGGAAVSHVAYGLIAAEIEAVDSGYRSAMSVQSSLVMYPIYAFGSEEQKRKWLPGMARGELIGCFGLTEADGGSDPGSMRTVARKVDGGYVLNGAKMWITNSPIADVAVVWAKLDGEIRGFLVERGAEGFSTPKIDDKLSLRASITGEIVLQDVLVADDAILPGVKGLRGPFSCLNKARYGIAWGAMGAARFCLETSAAYVADRVVFGRPLAARQLIQKKLADMQTEIALGFEGALALGRRLDAGDWVPEAISLMKRNNCGKALIIAREARDIHGGAGISGASHVMRHAANLETVNTYEGAADVHALILGRAITGLAAF
- a CDS encoding aconitase/3-isopropylmalate dehydratase large subunit family protein, which codes for MVGQSGGRTLVEKVIAKAAGLPSVRAGDLVTAKVDLAFAHDSSGPRRWRPLLEELGVGLWDPSKVAIVSDHYVPAVDAESAAILKSTRDFARDYGVGAFFDMVGICHLVLPEHGLIRPGAFIAGGDSHTPTAGAFGAYAAGYGATDMAAIAATGETWLAVPETIRVEWTGSFAPGVTAKDVMLFLCRELGMDNAFKAVEFAGPLVEAMPMAERMVLANMAAELGAETGVVAPDAVTFAYLAARGAPVTDEAGALALHSDGDASYAAVHRFDASVLAPQIASPHSPANTRDAAEFGEVRIDQAYIGACVGAKIEDLRMAADVLKGRRVAPGVRLLVAPGSARTAELAAREGVMETLLAAGAVLMPSGCGACAGMGAGILAEGETCISSTNRNFQGRMGHAGANVYLGSPYAVAAAATAGRIVDPRPYLTGAA
- a CDS encoding 3-isopropylmalate dehydratase, with the translated sequence MPRAFVFGDAVDTDLLAPGNLMKLPPAELAQHCLRAIAPDFASTVQPGDVVFAGANFGLGSSREQAAVSLRLLGVSAVLATSFARIFYRNAINLGLPAFVFPQVGEVSDGDRISLDPVAGRLENITTGKVYALTPIPPHLMAMIEDGGLIPHLKRRLKGAAA
- a CDS encoding isocitrate lyase/PEP mutase family protein, giving the protein MSLRARLAQDTPLLAPGAYDALSALLVEQAGFEAIYLSGASIAYTQLGRPDIGLVSFDQVADVVGRVSERVRLPLIVDGDTGFGNAVNVQRTVRIFERMGASAIQLEDQTFPKKCGHLADKSLVPTAEMAGKIRAALDARASEETLIIARTDAIGVEGFEAALDRAHAYVEAGADVLFVEAPRSIGEMSAIAHAFAGRAPLLANMVEGGKTPLLDVNELGRIGFKLVISPGALVRALVPAAEAFLASLKANGATRPFAERMIDMGGVNDRIGLADMARTGAAYAAG
- a CDS encoding polysaccharide deacetylase family protein translates to MQADPNLYDHWPYRDRPKIVWPGGKKLAFWIAPNIEYYEFDPPKNPQRPGWPKPSPDVVGYSQRDWGNRVGHWRLMELLDKYGMRGSISLSVGLLDHHPEIIEACVARDWEFFSHGIYNTRFSYGMDEAQERAVIEDSIRSVEAATGQRIRGYLAPALTHTEKTFDLLAENDFWYTCDLFQDDQPQPVKTKTGKLISMPYSLEVNDVITYGALSMSPWRYADVLKRHFDQLLEEGDKSGTVMCIPLHAYLVSQPHRIRPFEDALRHIAGHDEVWITTAREIAQHYRDNYFDQTVADIAARGLATPGTGFDHAAA